In Fodinibius saliphilus, a genomic segment contains:
- a CDS encoding phytoene desaturase family protein, which translates to MDIKIIGAGLGGLTTACLLAKEGHRVTILEKNAKPGGKINEVRASGFRFDTGPSLLTMPFILDKLFEECGKNLKDYLDIQPIDPICRYFYPDGTQFDCYQKKEVNIAQLQKYAPTDVQAFIDFHEYAAKLYNHTKDAFLFNPLYGLSDLNSLDLTDFFKIDAFKTVSERIDRMFESTMLRKFFKRFTTYNGSSPYQAPATLNVIPHVELAMGGFYIDGGIYTLVEALTELAYQLGVSIQYETNISAIETDNSTVSGIRENTGEFHSAEIVVSNADAAETYLNFLPNDELPFLKKKKMNSLEPSCSGFVLLLGIDKTYSALSHHNIFFSDDYKYEFEQIFEEKVMPDDPTIYIANTSYSNPKDAPKGGSNLFILVNAPYLSDNYDWDTETASYTRKVIRSLQKRGLKKLKEHITYSETITPKDFYKRYRSNKGSIYGTSSNSKMAAFLRPRNKSRSVKGLYLVGGSTHPGGGIPLVTLSAFHACELISRFE; encoded by the coding sequence ATGGATATAAAAATTATTGGTGCCGGTCTTGGCGGACTTACTACTGCATGCCTGCTGGCCAAAGAAGGACACCGGGTTACCATTCTTGAGAAAAATGCAAAGCCCGGAGGAAAAATTAATGAGGTTCGGGCCTCTGGTTTTCGGTTCGATACTGGCCCCTCACTGCTAACTATGCCCTTTATCCTCGACAAACTATTTGAAGAGTGTGGTAAAAACCTCAAAGACTACTTGGATATTCAACCCATAGATCCCATCTGCAGATATTTCTACCCGGATGGAACCCAGTTTGACTGTTATCAAAAGAAAGAAGTTAATATAGCACAACTTCAGAAATATGCACCCACGGACGTTCAAGCCTTTATCGATTTTCATGAATATGCTGCCAAACTTTATAACCATACAAAAGATGCGTTCCTTTTTAATCCTCTCTACGGTCTTTCGGATTTAAACTCATTAGACCTTACTGATTTTTTTAAGATTGACGCATTCAAGACCGTATCTGAGCGTATTGATCGAATGTTCGAATCGACTATGCTTCGAAAATTCTTTAAGCGCTTTACTACTTATAATGGATCATCACCCTACCAAGCACCGGCCACGCTCAATGTTATTCCCCACGTAGAACTAGCTATGGGTGGGTTTTATATTGATGGGGGAATTTATACTTTGGTTGAAGCATTAACTGAGCTTGCCTACCAACTAGGTGTTTCTATTCAGTATGAAACCAATATATCAGCTATAGAAACAGATAACAGTACCGTATCTGGAATCAGAGAGAACACCGGTGAGTTCCATTCAGCAGAAATTGTGGTATCAAATGCAGATGCTGCCGAAACATACCTGAACTTTCTCCCCAATGATGAACTCCCTTTTTTAAAAAAGAAAAAAATGAATTCACTCGAGCCTTCGTGCTCTGGTTTTGTACTTTTATTAGGCATTGACAAAACATATAGTGCGCTATCGCATCATAATATCTTCTTTTCTGATGATTACAAATATGAATTTGAGCAGATCTTTGAAGAAAAAGTGATGCCGGACGATCCCACTATCTACATTGCCAATACTTCCTATTCTAATCCCAAAGATGCACCGAAAGGCGGGTCCAATCTGTTTATCCTGGTTAATGCTCCCTATCTAAGCGATAATTATGATTGGGATACGGAAACAGCATCCTATACAAGAAAAGTAATTAGATCGCTCCAAAAACGAGGGCTTAAGAAGCTGAAAGAACATATAACCTATAGCGAGACCATTACTCCCAAGGATTTTTATAAACGATATCGCAGTAATAAAGGTAGTATTTATGGGACCTCATCCAATAGTAAAATGGCCGCATTTTTACGACCCCGCAACAAATCTCGTTCAGTGAAGGGGTTATACCTGGTAGGCGGCAGTACTCATCCGGGGGGCGGCATTCCCCTTGTTACCCTTTCAGCATTTCACGCCTGTGAACTTATAAGCCGCTTCGAATAA
- a CDS encoding metallophosphoesterase family protein encodes MIKVGLISDTHSYLDPQVFDFFEDRDEIWHAGDFGTLEIADKLLEIAPLIGVYGNIDGQDIRQEYPLHQRFDRQGIDFWMTHIGGTLGRYCLPIREEMENDPPDVFICGHSHILKIGRDQQKDKMLFINPGAAGRHGFQVYRTCVRFAIDEGKIQDVEVINLGEKGA; translated from the coding sequence ATGATCAAAGTAGGATTAATATCGGATACTCATTCTTATCTAGATCCACAGGTTTTTGACTTTTTTGAAGACCGGGATGAGATCTGGCATGCCGGGGATTTTGGAACCCTTGAAATTGCTGATAAGCTGTTAGAAATAGCTCCGCTTATTGGGGTATATGGAAATATCGATGGGCAAGATATTCGTCAGGAGTACCCACTGCATCAGCGTTTTGATCGCCAGGGCATTGATTTTTGGATGACCCACATCGGAGGTACGCTTGGGCGTTATTGTTTGCCTATCCGAGAAGAAATGGAAAATGATCCCCCGGACGTATTTATTTGTGGACATTCCCATATTCTAAAGATTGGCCGGGATCAGCAAAAAGATAAAATGTTATTTATAAACCCCGGGGCAGCTGGCCGGCATGGATTTCAGGTTTATCGTACTTGTGTACGGTTTGCTATCGATGAGGGCAAAATACAGGATGTTGAAGTGATTAATTTGGGAGAAAAGGGAGCATAG
- a CDS encoding glycosyltransferase family 2 protein has translation MPFFSIIIVSWNALHHLKKYLPSVAETEYPNFEIILADNASKDGSKAWVRKHYPNVKIAEFDKNYGYCGGNNRAVSYTQGDILLFLNNDVRVTPTWLNELAQCFQNNSSVAAAQPKMLSDDQPSHFEYAGAAGGFIDRFGYPFCRGRIFDTVEKDRGQYNDNADIFWASGAALAIRKKVFNEVGPFDEDFEFHMEEIDLCWRLWNNGHKVRYCANSTVYHLGGGSMAMGSPRKVYYNYRNNLRMLWKNSSSDTYIWRFAGRYLLDIVASFRSLLSGNWEEFKAIARAHMHFWRSFHNTQQKRKQLQKQRTVITDPETLLPVSIIHEYFVKGRKIFQNII, from the coding sequence ATGCCCTTTTTTAGTATTATAATTGTTTCATGGAACGCCCTACACCATCTCAAAAAGTATTTACCCAGTGTTGCTGAAACAGAATACCCGAATTTTGAGATAATTTTAGCTGATAACGCTTCTAAGGACGGATCCAAGGCATGGGTCAGGAAACACTACCCCAATGTAAAGATCGCTGAGTTTGATAAGAACTATGGCTATTGTGGCGGGAATAACCGTGCTGTTTCATATACTCAAGGGGATATTCTTTTATTTTTGAATAATGATGTTCGTGTTACCCCTACTTGGCTCAATGAACTCGCACAATGTTTTCAAAACAATTCTTCCGTAGCTGCGGCACAACCGAAGATGCTTTCTGATGATCAACCCTCCCATTTTGAATATGCCGGGGCAGCCGGTGGATTTATTGACCGTTTTGGCTATCCTTTTTGCCGAGGACGAATTTTTGATACCGTCGAAAAAGACCGGGGGCAATATAACGATAATGCCGATATCTTTTGGGCCAGCGGAGCAGCACTGGCTATTCGAAAAAAGGTATTTAACGAAGTCGGTCCTTTTGATGAGGATTTCGAATTCCATATGGAAGAGATTGACCTGTGTTGGCGACTCTGGAATAACGGTCACAAAGTTCGATACTGTGCCAACAGTACCGTCTACCATCTGGGCGGGGGATCAATGGCAATGGGGTCTCCCCGTAAGGTATATTACAACTATCGTAATAATCTCAGGATGCTCTGGAAAAACAGCAGCAGTGATACCTACATCTGGCGATTTGCAGGACGCTACCTCCTTGATATTGTAGCTTCTTTTCGTTCGCTGCTAAGTGGAAACTGGGAAGAATTTAAAGCCATTGCTCGTGCGCATATGCATTTTTGGCGATCTTTCCATAACACGCAACAAAAGCGGAAACAGTTACAAAAGCAGCGTACCGTTATTACCGATCCTGAAACTCTGTTACCCGTTAGTATTATTCATGAATACTTCGTCAAGGGAAGGAAAATATTCCAAAATATTATCTGA
- a CDS encoding DUF1684 domain-containing protein encodes MIFTSCHDHQPQKSQKEYQQKIDSWHQERVTSLKENDSWLTLAGLYPLKKKNLSFGSDSTNDIIFPPKSAGNIGTITREDSTFYIDIRDGINVLHDSSRISSIKLNPISSDETTILQHQTFLWYIIERRGHYYIRLKDQKHPNLSIFNGIDRFPVSQEWNIKAYFKPFDNPQTLTIPDILGDTYEETIYGTLEFSMDGENYSILPIGHPQKDDEFFIVLGDKTNGESTYSGGRYIYIPTPNEDGYTHIDFNKAYNPPCVFTDFATCPLPPPENRLDMTITAGEKVYEGSK; translated from the coding sequence TTGATTTTTACATCATGCCATGATCACCAACCTCAAAAATCTCAAAAAGAGTATCAGCAGAAAATTGACAGCTGGCATCAAGAGCGGGTAACCTCTTTGAAAGAAAATGACAGCTGGTTAACGTTGGCCGGGCTGTATCCCTTGAAGAAAAAAAACCTTAGTTTCGGATCCGATTCCACAAATGATATTATATTCCCTCCTAAATCAGCAGGTAACATAGGAACAATCACCAGAGAAGACAGTACCTTTTATATTGATATCCGAGATGGCATTAATGTTTTACATGACAGTTCCAGAATTTCATCTATAAAGCTGAATCCTATTTCCTCGGATGAGACAACCATCTTGCAACACCAAACCTTTCTCTGGTATATCATTGAACGAAGAGGGCACTATTATATCCGATTAAAAGACCAAAAGCACCCAAATTTATCAATTTTCAACGGAATTGACAGGTTTCCAGTTTCCCAAGAGTGGAACATTAAAGCCTACTTTAAACCCTTTGATAATCCCCAAACGTTGACCATACCAGATATTTTAGGAGATACCTATGAGGAAACGATCTATGGAACCCTTGAATTTTCAATGGATGGAGAAAACTATAGCATATTACCTATTGGCCATCCTCAAAAGGATGATGAATTTTTCATCGTGTTGGGAGACAAAACAAATGGAGAAAGCACATACAGCGGAGGACGATATATCTATATCCCCACTCCCAATGAAGATGGCTACACACATATTGATTTCAATAAAGCTTACAATCCACCCTGTGTGTTTACTGATTTTGCCACCTGTCCCTTACCCCCTCCCGAAAACCGATTAGATATGACAATTACAGCAGGCGAAAAGGTCTACGAAGGTTCTAAATAA
- a CDS encoding class I SAM-dependent methyltransferase — translation MGSRFSEQADLYAKYRPHYPPELYNIIYNHLQATERAWDCATGSGQVAKQLAKNFNHVTATDISQEQLAHAPETENISYSIAPAENSGLPANHFDLITVAQAIHWFSFDEFYDEVCRVGKAGGMLAVIGYSMISIGDKVDPILKALYEEAFGTYFNENRQYLDQYYRTIPFPFEEIQTPNLEYTVSWSIDELEGYFNSWSAIQKMKSNQGYNPVPKTINKLKSKLPGNKKIEVSFPIFMRLGRIAAR, via the coding sequence ATGGGTTCACGTTTTTCGGAACAAGCAGATCTCTATGCAAAGTATCGACCTCACTATCCCCCTGAGCTCTACAATATTATTTATAATCACTTACAGGCTACCGAAAGAGCATGGGATTGTGCCACCGGTTCGGGGCAAGTTGCCAAACAGCTGGCAAAAAACTTTAATCATGTGACAGCTACTGATATTAGCCAGGAACAGTTAGCACATGCCCCCGAAACAGAGAATATCAGTTATTCCATTGCCCCTGCCGAAAACTCAGGTCTGCCAGCCAATCATTTTGATTTAATCACTGTTGCCCAGGCTATTCACTGGTTTAGCTTTGATGAATTCTATGATGAGGTCTGTCGGGTGGGAAAAGCTGGTGGAATGCTGGCCGTTATTGGCTATAGCATGATTAGTATTGGTGATAAGGTGGATCCCATTTTAAAAGCCCTGTATGAAGAGGCTTTTGGTACCTATTTCAATGAAAACCGTCAATACCTGGACCAGTATTACCGAACCATCCCCTTCCCCTTTGAGGAGATCCAAACCCCAAACTTAGAGTATACTGTTTCGTGGTCGATAGATGAACTGGAAGGCTATTTCAACAGTTGGTCAGCCATCCAAAAGATGAAAAGTAATCAAGGGTATAACCCAGTTCCAAAAACAATAAATAAGCTAAAATCTAAACTTCCGGGAAATAAAAAAATAGAGGTTTCCTTTCCCATCTTTATGCGACTGGGACGCATAGCCGCCCGTTAA
- the nfo gene encoding deoxyribonuclease IV, with the protein MKYIGAHVSAAGGVENVPERADKIGAKAFALFTKNQRRWEAPPLTPESIEGFKQKCADLNYKMDYVMPHDSYLINLGHPDEDKLQKSRNAFTVELKRCEQLGIELLNFHPGNHLSKISVDECLQRNSESINRALEQTEGVTAVIENTAGQGTSIGYKFEYLAEIIDGVEDKSRVGVCIDTCHAFAAGYDMSTAEGYQQMMTEFDQTVGFEYLKGMHLNDSQKELGSRVDRHANIGEGEIGTKGFELLMQDDRFDDIPMILETPNTERWPEEIELLYQMAD; encoded by the coding sequence ATGAAATATATAGGAGCCCATGTAAGTGCCGCAGGTGGTGTAGAAAACGTCCCGGAACGGGCAGATAAAATTGGAGCTAAAGCGTTTGCCCTTTTTACTAAAAATCAGCGCAGGTGGGAGGCTCCGCCGCTTACCCCAGAAAGTATAGAGGGATTTAAACAGAAGTGTGCAGATCTTAATTATAAGATGGATTACGTGATGCCTCACGACAGCTATTTGATTAATCTGGGCCATCCTGATGAGGATAAATTACAGAAATCAAGAAATGCTTTTACCGTTGAATTAAAGCGATGTGAGCAGCTTGGGATAGAACTATTGAATTTTCATCCCGGTAATCATTTAAGCAAAATTAGTGTTGATGAGTGTCTGCAACGAAATTCTGAGTCCATAAATCGGGCACTGGAGCAAACAGAGGGCGTAACTGCTGTTATCGAAAATACCGCCGGGCAGGGCACCAGTATCGGTTATAAGTTTGAATACCTGGCTGAAATCATTGATGGCGTAGAAGATAAAAGCCGTGTTGGCGTTTGTATCGATACATGTCATGCCTTTGCTGCGGGATATGATATGTCAACGGCCGAAGGATACCAACAAATGATGACTGAATTTGACCAAACCGTAGGGTTTGAGTATCTGAAAGGAATGCACTTAAATGATTCGCAAAAAGAGCTGGGAAGTCGGGTAGACCGCCATGCCAATATTGGGGAGGGAGAGATCGGGACAAAAGGCTTTGAATTACTAATGCAGGATGACCGCTTTGATGATATCCCGATGATACTGGAAACACCTAATACCGAGCGATGGCCCGAAGAGATTGAGCTACTCTATCAAATGGCAGACTAA
- a CDS encoding LptM family lipoprotein produces MKKITYSIPVLLLLFILTGCGIPSVHPLYNPDDLVVKEELSGKWKKKGSSDVYNVFHLQDLKVNQQVRDTLGIKEDDSLIAAFEEINLDNTYLIVESDIGEADSEIFVGGLVKLDKNYYLDLYKYPGFSADNFSYPVHLFVKVDLHDDKIVMHQFREQWIKELIKKREIRIKHEVSFDNFLLTASTNDLQAFIRKYGDNPKAYDGDELIFNKIND; encoded by the coding sequence ATGAAAAAAATAACATATAGTATCCCGGTTCTACTTCTCCTTTTCATTCTTACCGGTTGTGGCATTCCTTCGGTGCATCCCCTCTATAATCCTGACGATTTGGTGGTAAAAGAAGAGTTGTCCGGTAAGTGGAAAAAAAAGGGAAGCAGTGATGTTTATAATGTATTTCATCTACAAGACCTGAAAGTAAATCAACAGGTTCGCGACACACTTGGTATCAAAGAGGATGATAGTCTTATTGCGGCCTTTGAGGAGATTAATCTTGATAATACCTACTTGATTGTTGAGTCAGATATTGGCGAGGCAGATTCAGAAATTTTCGTAGGCGGGCTTGTAAAGCTTGATAAAAACTACTATTTGGATTTATATAAATATCCAGGTTTCTCTGCGGACAACTTTTCATACCCGGTACACCTTTTTGTAAAAGTTGATCTGCATGACGATAAAATTGTAATGCACCAGTTTCGGGAGCAATGGATCAAGGAATTGATCAAAAAAAGAGAAATTCGTATTAAACATGAAGTCTCTTTTGATAACTTTTTGCTAACGGCTTCTACCAACGACTTGCAAGCATTTATCCGCAAGTATGGAGATAACCCAAAAGCCTATGACGGGGATGAACTTATTTTCAACAAAATAAATGATTAG
- a CDS encoding sensor histidine kinase, protein MDRLKTYTTAFLSNHWVQYFLFWMLCYFVLTKHFSYDGTIKKIDLIYTGLFMLSIWGAVIINSFALIPRLLAHKRNVGYLGLITLTMLGATWFNILTYEYLSDWLFPDYYFISYFEWYQILQYILAFTGITTLLQLSRSWFREAEMQQSLAEIKEEKIATELKALRAQINPHFLFNSLNHIYALAVKKSSQTAPAVLQLSELLRYAIQRMNHEKVPLEEEIEYLEKFVALYKSRTHHPERVHFSVTGSPKNLTIAPLLLVVFVENCFKHGSTPLKNDSIDISLSIEEQKLRLQTKNRISQDHELPKISNGLGLENVRRRLVLLYENKYNLDIKRNDRFFEVDLELELL, encoded by the coding sequence GTGGACCGCCTTAAGACCTATACCACTGCTTTTTTAAGCAACCACTGGGTACAGTATTTTTTATTCTGGATGCTTTGTTACTTCGTATTAACAAAGCATTTTTCCTACGATGGTACCATTAAAAAGATTGATCTTATATATACCGGCCTATTTATGCTGAGTATATGGGGGGCGGTAATCATAAACAGCTTTGCACTTATTCCCCGTTTGCTGGCTCATAAAAGAAACGTTGGGTACCTCGGGTTAATAACCCTTACCATGTTGGGAGCCACCTGGTTTAATATTCTTACCTACGAATATCTGTCTGACTGGCTCTTTCCCGACTATTATTTCATCTCATACTTTGAATGGTACCAAATTTTACAATATATACTGGCATTCACGGGCATCACAACCCTGTTGCAACTATCACGGAGCTGGTTCAGGGAAGCTGAAATGCAGCAATCATTAGCCGAAATAAAAGAGGAAAAAATAGCTACAGAGCTCAAAGCATTGCGAGCTCAAATAAATCCTCATTTTTTATTTAATAGTCTCAATCACATTTATGCTCTGGCCGTTAAAAAATCATCCCAGACAGCCCCTGCGGTACTTCAGCTTTCTGAGCTTTTGCGCTATGCAATCCAGCGGATGAATCATGAGAAAGTACCATTAGAGGAAGAGATTGAATACCTCGAAAAGTTTGTGGCTCTTTATAAAAGCCGAACCCACCATCCTGAAAGGGTTCATTTTTCGGTGACCGGCAGCCCCAAAAATCTAACTATTGCCCCTTTACTGCTTGTGGTATTTGTTGAAAACTGTTTTAAACATGGCAGCACACCCCTCAAAAACGACTCCATAGATATCTCTTTATCCATTGAGGAGCAGAAGCTTCGCCTGCAAACGAAAAACAGAATTTCTCAAGATCATGAACTGCCCAAAATATCGAATGGACTAGGACTCGAAAATGTACGACGCCGCCTTGTGTTGCTTTATGAGAATAAGTACAACCTCGACATTAAACGAAATGATCGTTTTTTTGAAGTTGATTTAGAATTGGAACTACTATGA
- a CDS encoding LytR/AlgR family response regulator transcription factor, with protein MSNTITCLIVDDEPSAQQILERYISDVPRLELLKSCDDALQARSYLTDHHADLLLLDINMPTLSGISFLKSLRNPPEVILTTAYDEYALEGYELDVIDYLLKPFSFERFLQAISKYEDRVQNDNQQNTLFIKADHKTYRIDSDSISYIESLGDYITIHISDKKLTTYETLKNIQTKLPSNFMRVHKSFIVCIDKVNYLEGNRLILSTDEIPIGGTYREKVKSRFNIS; from the coding sequence ATGAGTAATACTATCACCTGTCTAATTGTTGATGATGAACCTTCTGCCCAGCAGATACTGGAGCGTTATATCTCAGATGTTCCAAGGCTAGAGCTACTCAAAAGCTGTGACGACGCGCTCCAGGCTCGAAGCTACCTCACTGATCACCACGCTGATTTATTACTGTTAGATATCAACATGCCCACCCTCTCGGGAATTAGCTTTTTAAAGTCACTGAGAAACCCGCCGGAGGTTATCTTAACTACTGCTTATGACGAATATGCCTTGGAAGGCTACGAGCTAGATGTAATTGATTACCTGCTCAAACCATTTTCATTCGAACGGTTCCTGCAGGCAATTTCAAAATATGAGGATCGGGTTCAGAACGATAATCAACAAAATACCCTTTTTATAAAAGCCGACCACAAAACATACCGAATCGATAGTGATTCCATCTCATATATCGAATCGTTAGGAGATTATATAACGATCCATATCTCTGATAAAAAGTTGACGACCTACGAAACATTGAAGAATATCCAAACAAAATTACCGTCTAACTTTATGCGCGTACACAAATCTTTTATTGTATGCATCGATAAAGTCAACTACCTGGAAGGCAATCGCCTTATTCTGAGTACAGATGAGATTCCCATAGGGGGAACTTACCGTGAAAAAGTTAAAAGCAGATTCAATATATCGTAA
- a CDS encoding DUF1761 domain-containing protein: protein MDLSSINMWAVLVATLSTFMVGWLWYGPLFGSAWLEVVGLSEEKLKEANMAKIFGLAFVFELIMALNLALFLTGSPEAASNITAGTGALYGFLTGFGWIFFALAVNSLYERRSWKYIGINGGYWSVAFTIMGLIIGSWK from the coding sequence ATGGATTTATCCAGCATTAATATGTGGGCCGTTTTAGTAGCTACACTTTCAACCTTTATGGTAGGGTGGTTATGGTATGGACCACTTTTTGGTTCGGCATGGTTGGAAGTGGTAGGGTTAAGTGAAGAAAAACTAAAAGAAGCGAATATGGCTAAAATATTTGGTTTGGCTTTTGTTTTTGAACTCATTATGGCACTAAATCTGGCTCTCTTTTTAACGGGGTCACCCGAAGCAGCCTCAAATATAACGGCCGGCACTGGGGCCTTATATGGATTTTTAACCGGATTCGGATGGATCTTTTTTGCCCTTGCTGTCAATAGTTTATACGAGCGTAGATCTTGGAAGTATATTGGAATAAACGGTGGCTACTGGAGTGTTGCTTTTACGATAATGGGGCTTATTATTGGATCCTGGAAATAG
- a CDS encoding two-component regulator propeller domain-containing protein → MFSHYSEDSFSISSNEVRTLYEDDTGDIWVGTLARGFNLYDRGRDRFIQFKGEVNKRHQTLSVNIKE, encoded by the coding sequence GTGTTTAGCCATTATTCTGAAGACAGTTTTAGCATTAGCTCAAATGAGGTTCGAACATTGTATGAAGATGACACGGGTGATATCTGGGTTGGAACTTTGGCCAGAGGATTCAATCTATATGATCGAGGAAGAGATCGTTTTATTCAGTTCAAAGGAGAAGTTAATAAACGTCATCAAACTTTGAGTGTTAATATTAAAGAATAA
- a CDS encoding two-component regulator propeller domain-containing protein — translation MGFPKRSVYTTLQDEQGYMWFATQDGLNK, via the coding sequence ATGGGCTTTCCCAAACGTTCTGTTTATACAACCCTGCAGGATGAACAAGGGTATATGTGGTTCGCAACTCAGGATGGTTTAAATAAATAA
- a CDS encoding ATP-binding protein — translation MPSFFSGLKLGDAHRLARANYIPRMVGFIASFIIIGLLVRERGWSSWYFFFLTISLLVYPNFIFLLSKLKSGDKQVELLAMRFESVMIGFWIAAIEFYLWQSYAFLAGGLITNTMIGGFKQMFETLTLFIVGALLGGLVMGINFSLEAPYYIDIIVMVTLILFIINAAASFYSQARKLAGMRSKMEEKNETLNETVQKLKSTRNELVEKAHKAGMADLATGVLHNIGNILNSVNISTSVINETLEESKIPKIRQANELLNENKDDLKEFITEDSRGPKLLNYYLKLDEPLYKEHEKLREHCDRLNEKVNLMLEVIDAQQDYAKVGRIVEEVQLEEIIEDTLKLQAGSIERHELHIKKEFQDTDVVKVQKSKLIHILVNLFKNAKEAMTNVNRDKRVLTIGTKQDEKHIYIFVSDNGEGITEENKEKIFNHGFTTKESGHGYGLHTCANYMTEMSGKIQVESEGQGTTFTLYFPRI, via the coding sequence ATGCCATCATTTTTTAGCGGTCTTAAATTGGGTGATGCACATCGTTTGGCACGTGCTAACTACATTCCGCGAATGGTGGGGTTCATTGCTTCTTTTATTATTATTGGTCTATTAGTTAGAGAGAGGGGATGGTCCAGTTGGTATTTTTTCTTCCTAACAATATCACTGTTAGTCTATCCCAATTTTATTTTTTTGTTATCCAAGCTAAAGTCCGGCGATAAACAAGTTGAATTATTGGCAATGAGATTTGAATCAGTGATGATTGGCTTTTGGATTGCTGCCATTGAATTTTACTTGTGGCAGTCATACGCTTTTTTAGCCGGAGGCCTTATTACCAATACAATGATTGGAGGGTTTAAACAGATGTTTGAAACACTAACCTTGTTTATAGTAGGAGCTCTTCTTGGAGGGCTGGTAATGGGGATAAATTTTAGCTTGGAAGCTCCTTATTATATCGACATTATTGTTATGGTAACGCTTATCCTTTTTATAATTAATGCAGCAGCCTCTTTTTACAGCCAAGCACGAAAGCTAGCGGGAATGCGTAGCAAGATGGAAGAAAAGAATGAAACGCTTAATGAAACGGTCCAGAAGCTTAAATCAACAAGAAATGAATTAGTTGAAAAAGCTCATAAGGCCGGTATGGCCGATTTAGCAACGGGAGTACTCCATAATATCGGCAATATCTTGAATAGTGTTAATATATCAACATCGGTTATCAATGAAACGCTGGAGGAGTCAAAAATTCCGAAAATTCGGCAAGCCAATGAACTTTTGAATGAAAACAAAGATGATTTAAAAGAGTTTATTACTGAGGACTCACGGGGACCAAAGTTATTGAACTATTACCTAAAACTTGATGAGCCCTTATATAAGGAGCATGAGAAACTGAGAGAGCATTGCGATAGGCTAAATGAAAAGGTTAATTTGATGTTGGAAGTGATTGATGCTCAGCAAGACTACGCAAAAGTTGGGCGTATTGTGGAAGAAGTTCAGCTAGAAGAGATCATCGAAGATACTCTTAAACTGCAAGCAGGCAGTATTGAACGCCACGAATTGCATATTAAAAAAGAGTTTCAAGATACTGATGTTGTCAAAGTACAAAAGAGTAAGCTGATACACATACTGGTTAATTTATTTAAGAATGCTAAGGAGGCTATGACCAATGTTAACAGAGATAAGAGAGTGTTGACTATTGGGACCAAACAGGATGAGAAGCATATTTATATATTTGTTTCAGATAATGGGGAAGGAATAACGGAAGAAAACAAAGAAAAAATATTTAATCACGGATTTACTACAAAGGAATCGGGGCATGGCTACGGCTTGCATACCTGCGCTAATTATATGACCGAAATGAGTGGTAAGATTCAGGTAGAAAGTGAAGGACAAGGAACGACGTTTACATTGTATTTTCCAAGAATTTAG